The Venturia canescens isolate UGA chromosome 4, ASM1945775v1, whole genome shotgun sequence genomic interval CGCTCGTTTTCCGAGTTTAGAAACTGGCCGTTTTCTTCGAACGCTAAGATTTTGTTTCCCCAGCCTCGGCTCTCGAAATCGAGTCACGTTCGCGCTGAAaagcatgaatttttcaagaagaagaaaagacaGGAAAATTGGCGAGACCGCACGAGGGAGCAtcgaaaaatatcactggctCCATTAACGAGCAACGAAGAATGCGCGTTTCATGAACGCGTCCgcatcctcgtttttttttccccatcgtTCAAAAACACAATCGactgatttttcaaaagacATCTCACCTAGAAAGGGAAACAAAGGAACGCTTCGCGCCGAGAGTTTTGTGCTCAGGAATTCATGTTTTCTTCGAACACCATTTTTCAGAGAGGCATTAAAAAGCGAGCTCCTCGGCTGAAATCACCGACAGCAACATTGCTTGTGCCTGCTAAAAAATGCGGCAATAAAAAAGCGTGGTACTCATAGCGAATCATTGGGAGAGATTGCAACAGGTGGGGCTCGCCGTTCTCGTTTACCCGTAAAGATAGCGAGGTATCGGGACTCCCGGGCTGTGTGTATTTCCTGAAAATCCATCAGTGCGTAAAGTCGAGATATCCTCGTATGCTAGCAACAGaatttctctcctctctcccaGTCGCTCCTTCGGGTGGATAGTTTTGTGGTTTTAACAGCGCGAACAGCGTTGAACAACGTTGCTCATCGCTCTGTGAGTAATAGACGAAATCATCGAGACCTGGAATAACTCGCGTCGAGCAGAGTGTAAAACGCAGGTAAATTTGATAATGCCGCACACCCGAATTATATAATAATTGCATCCATTCCCAATGGATTTTCGTCGCTCGAGCCGCTCCGACCAACGCACGCGAGAACGCTCAATAATAACAATCGCAAAAGCATCATAATCACACGAAACCATGTATTACGTCTCGCGTTATTCGTGTGCCATtcccaattattattattattattattatcatcattattcaCTTTATGTAACACATGCGAGCCGAGGTTGGCCGTGACCATGGGTAATGGACCACGAAGTTAATTACATCACCGACGGTTTGCGCGTAtcgttaaaaaagaaaaagaaaattggacGATTAATCGACGTGGGTGATGGACATAAACGGCCAAGCTTTTCAACGATCTCTTTTTCTTGAGTAACTTTATATTAATAGGTGCATTGCAGTAATATACATTTTGATGCTCTTTCTTAGACTCATTTCGCttgggtaaaaaaattcttaaaaatcgttaaacACGAAAATCACGTGATCGTGTTTTTAACTATTTTGAGACAGCTTTTGGTTCCCTTGACGCTTTCGATTGCGACGAAAACGGAAGCGGAGGTTCGGAATTTTCGACATTTATCGTGTTCGAATTTTGGCAGGGAGTTTCGGGAgtattttttgacattttttgacAGTGCCCAGCGACATGAATTCAGCGTGAGAGATCGGAACTTATTGAAAACAAGTTCGATGTGGAAAAACGGGGAAAATGATTGCCGGGACTCGTTTGGCTAAATCGCTGCGAACAGATTTTTCGTGGAACTTTcacattaaattgaaaaaatgaaaggttgtatgtaaaaaaatgaacgttgGAAATTGGGGCAAAAATAGTGTTTTGCAACGAgcgcaataaaaataacgGATGCACGCGCGCGCGAATCAGAAATAATTTGCTGCCTTTTTATTACACTTTGATCCCTTACGAAGTGTCAccgaagaatatttttttgccaTTTACATTCCCACTGCGTCAAGcactgaatttcaatttccattATTTGTCGATCGAAGATATAGCTTCGCGAATGACCAATCGGAGCGTGTTCTATGCAGCTTGATAAGAGAGTCTTCGCGATAGTCTCCTCCCGATTTCGAGCTCCTCGGATTGTGTGCTTCGAATCGTCGCTGATAATCGTTCCGGGCTCGTCAAACCGAGTTCATTTGCAAGTAAGTTTTTAACATGCGCCGTTATGCGCATTTCTGTTATGAATCAGCGTCTTTTTGTCAGCAGCTCCgacacttgaaaaatatctgtAGACTGTTTTCGAGCTTCGATGTTCAAGTGCGACGCAGTTTTTCCAAGCCgcacagattttttttcgtttttcgtgtaatctcgaaaattcgaaatccAGTTTTGTGagaaaataacaaagaaaaaatctaTCGCGACACAGAAGTCTGCGAGAgtcgaaaagataaaaaaaagataaaagtgccttaaggagtttcggtacaggcgatacaacgttgccatgctaaaccatgctaaaaacataaaaaatttcaaaaagtttagaattttataaaatttggtgaacatattctttagtgccaaatttgacaatacaaattttttaagatttttctcctacacagttatcgagtaattgatccctaaagtttacgtgtataagcatagcgtttccatatatataggcatacattccgggcataagaaatctgctttaatgcgtaattactcgataactaagcagaagaaaattttgaaaaaatttgtgttttcgcacttgatgttgaagaacattatcaccaaatttcatcaacttcttatcattttgacgaatgtagccatcCTCCTTAAGAAAAAATCGTACTCGAATGCTAGATCGGACGTTCGAGATAACTTTGCAAAGTTGATTTAATGAATTCGATGTAATCCGCGTACTCAGCAACACCAGATCGACTTTGCTGAAAGTTATTTCAATCACGAACGATCTTTATCTATTCGCTCGAGTCTGAATCCCCGGAGAAtaaaaacgacatttttttgttgaatctTCGGTATTATCGGTTTGAGATCGATGCAATTATCTTGATCGTGGATAATTTTCACCTAACAATTGAGCCGGGAAAAATAGTTGGTTTCCTAACCTTTGAAAAACCGGAATTTTTACGTTGAAATCGACCctttttttacacgaaatttgtgcacaatatcgatgaatttttcaatttgagcGACCAAACTAGTGCTCGGGCACTTCGACCAGACTCGTTTTTTAAAGGTTAACCGTGCGAAAAAGCTTGGGCACTTCACTATAACCCGGGCAATTTCGGCCTGAGCAACGTTGAGGTAAAGGAAAAGCGAATTAAAAATGAAGTTAAGGGAGTCGATGATTGAGCATTTTTGTCGGTGTATAAAAGAATCTTATCTGATGAGGGGCTCGTTATCGCATCGCACATTCACTGATAATTGACGTGAACAAAGTTTTTTTACGAGCTTGTTTGCACGTATGAAGATTAATTACGTGATTTATTTCGGTTTATTAAAGTGTGGAAGAAATTGTCGATAAATATTGttctgatattatttttattggctGAGTAAACATATTTGACTAAACGTAAATTTGTCAATgatttttatctcgtttttttcgacatCGATTACTGGATGTTCCAAATTTCGTGTCTCAATTCTGAAAGTCGCGATTGGATTCGAGAAGTCGTGTACACGTTTAAACGGACGAACAAATTTCACTCATTTCTTTTCTATTCTCGGTCATTTGGATTCCGGAGGAAGCGGTTCAAAAGTTCCAAATATTGTTAAAAGCGAGGTCCGAATTCCTGCACGATTTCACTCGGTCAAAGCGTTTCAAAGGCGTTTCTCGTCGAACGatttcttttcatagaatCGAAGCGTGCtccaaaaaacattgaaacgtTAGAGTTTGACTCGTGAAAAAGTcccgttgaaattttcttctgaaatgaaaaatcgggAATATGAAAagaagtgaaaataaaatttgatggtttttttttcagatacgAGGAACGATGAGTCTCCGTCCGTTGACTCCGGATCTGGTGAGCCTGGCTGCTCGGGAGCTGAACGAAAATGACGATCAGCTGAAAGAGGCTATTCGGTACATCGACGAGTGGCTGAGTAAAACGCCTCACATCGTAGCGCGAACGGAGCCTCAATGGCTCGCAAGTTTTTTGCGCGGTTGCAAGTACAGTTTGgagagaacgaaagaaaagttggACGCTTATTACACGATAAGAACACATTTGCCGGAAATATTCACGAATCGAGATCCGAAGAAAGGAAAGATCAAGGAAATACTGAGTTCAGGGTTCGTGCTAAGGAGAAAATCACACAATCGGATCCCCGGAACGTTCATTTTCCTCGTGAATAGTTCGAAGCAATATTGAAGTCCCTCGACTCGATCGTCCGGTCATCCGAGGGCGTACAAAAACAATCGAATAGCTATgatttaagaaagaaaactttttccatcacTTTTATTGACTTCAATCAAGTGTTTACaagagaaacttttttcatgacTTCCATCGACTCTTCCTCGCAGTTTCTAtcgtctcgtttttttctcgcagtACTTACCTGCCGTTGCCACTAACCGCAAGCTCGTCGAGTCCCCGAGTGATTCTAGTACGTGGAGCGATATGGGATCCGAAGAAATATACTTTCCTGGACGTGCTGGTGGTCTTCTTTATGATAATGGATGTCCTGTTGCTCGAGGACGATCGGTTAGTTGGCTTgtgcattatttttcaattcattttcgCATCAATATGTATTATTACGTGCTTCGCCGTCCGGCTGTAATTCTTTCTGCGACGCATTTCATTAGTGCGCTTCAGCTGAAACGAACaattacgaagaaaaaagaatttgttGAAATCCGATATCCTTGTCGATGCAAGGTTGAATGTAGCAGGCCAGGACATCGTGCTAGACCTCACCGGAAGTCGTCTTGAGCATGCCAGTCAATTCACTCCTTCCGTCATCAAGAAAGCTGTTACTTGTTTTCAGGTAGGccatttcgaaaataattcttcatACATTTTAATTaaagtagttcatgcacgaaacgattttcttaagaaagttttGATAtctacacagagtttaaatgggtagtcgactgacgagcacatcaaattttaaaggcttcgtcttattggttatgtAGATAagcgtgtttaaatatgaagaaaaatgcacaGGGGTATGGAGACTatgcataaaaaatcgttttaacgaatgaacgcttcttacgaagcttatgaaaaagtacgcgGTAACCAGATATTTACTGTAAAAagatattttactttttatttttttaattttaattttaattttattattttatttcattttatttttatattattcttattattttattaatatttatattatattaatttatataatataatataaataatataaataaaaataaaatataaataataattatatatattaattttaataaagattgaacgaaattggtaaaatgagcactcgtaacctcacattcgctcatttcggcattttgttttcttattaacacttttttcttgatccatttcccttcgtgttttccctttgcctTCTccgaagcgattttttacataaaaaactatagtattttagccagggacgaataaaatttcgggttcagtcagtgatggatctccGTTTAATGAATGGCTTGtaaaaaataagttaaaaaagtttatttgctattttgaattaataactcattaatttagagtgataatatcttctattaggaagtaaaagtcgacccaatttagacacccataaaatacgatcctataAGGGCATGATTTACCTTAAGGTAATTCTATCGCTTCAGTCTAGTCGTACCACTGCTAATAGTTAAGACTTAtagtaattaatattattgacatatggaaaaaaattatttcttataaGTAAAATTTTCCATATGTAATCCTTTAAATGAATGCTCGcactgaattataaaaattaaaaaaaagttagtcCAACGATTCGCGTAGTATCCCCAGGTTTACGTTTGGCAACAACACCGGTTCTCTCCGTCTTTTTCTACTCGACCACTCGTGAGAgtgtttaaggagggtggctacactcgtctaaatgataagaaattgatcaaatttggtgataatgttcttcaacatcaagtgcgaagacacaatttttttcaaaattttcttctgcttagttatcgagtaattacgcattaaagcagatttcttatgcccggaatgtatacctatatgtatggaaacgctatgcttatacacttgaactttagtgatcaattactcgataactgtacagaagaaaaatcttaaaaaaattgtattatcaaatttggccctaaagaatatgttcaccaaattttattaaatttttatcattttgaaatttttaatgcatttaacatggtttagcatggcaacattgtatcgtcggtagccaccctccttaacctCTTTTCTGCTGATCTGTCAAATTGAGGTTAGGACTACACTCAGCTGATGCCTTACTGTCATGTCTCTTTATCATAGCGAGTCGTAGGAAATCCAATGCCGGAAGTTCAAATTAAACTTAATATTCCGTAAAAAATAGATCGTTAAGGGCAACTTTTTTTGGGAGTATTAGATTACTACAAATGTTAAGTATacgaattgcagtttttttccagaattttatgGATTTCTAGGCAAATATACCCTTTTGTAGCAACCGAAAGTTAGGTTTTTGAATgctgttttgaaattctttcacGAAAACcaccaattttaataattaatttctctgAAATTAGGTCGATAACCGATCCTGAAATTTGACACAGCCCTTtattaaataacatttttttttttaaatcttatgAATTAAGCCTGGCGATAGAATTATACCTTAAAGCAATTTTGTCGATTTTCAATCTCGTATGTGACTGACTCTCCAGTCATAGGAGTTCAGCGAAGGAAGCGGTGCAATCTCATCGCTTCTTTTATACGTCAATAGAACGATAAAAACTATTGTCTTAGAATAATTTGTTCGAATGGCGTCTGAATCGATCGTAGATTTCCGATGTTACAGAATTTATTGTCGACTCTCGGATTGCACACTGTAAGAATAATGAAACGATGCGGTTCGTTCGTTGCAAACGGCTCGATTATTCAACCGACACTCGagtcattattttcattcgaattcagtgaaattattttgattgtttaacaaaaattaatcCCAGTTGTCGCACATACGATGATGCCGATGCAGCAGCACTTTTGCTGCTACTTTATCGAGGCCGCAACCCTCCGCATGCTCCAACATCTGTTAAACCAAaagattgatattttttcagaatgcTTACCCCATGAAAACGAAGAGCTTGCACTTCATCAACGCGCCACCAACGTTCGACGCTATATTCGTAATATTCAAGACATTCATGTCCGAAAAGTTGAGACGGAGGGTAAGATAAGATGAAGAATCCAGTTAGACAGGCGGTGAAGAGTGAGACTGAACAATTCCTTCGTTTTTATAGATCATGGTCCACAACAATCCCAACGACTTGTATAAATACATACCGAAGAGCGTTTTACCTTCGGATTACGGTGGTGAAGGACCTTCGATCGAGGCCATGACGAGTGAGTGCGACTACGTAACGACTTCCCAAAGAATCCATTACAATAATAGCGCTCAAAATAATTGTGTCTTAACGGAAACTGTGCAAAAGTCTTCGATTGCGTGcagttacgaaaaaaaatgtattcgctGTTTGCAGAGGACTGGAAAAATAAGGTGACGGATAGACGAGAGTGGTTCCTCGAGGACGAGAAATATCGCGTTAACGAGTCCATGAGACCTGGCAAACCGATTTCCGGAATGGATCTCTTTGGAGTCGACGGTAGCTTCAAACAACTCAGCTTCGATTAACACTCATCCGCATCCATCCATCGCGAttctttttttgtatttccacccgtttttcattggaaaaaaaatcggtctCGAAACATCGCTTTGGTAGCACTATTGATTTACAAATTTAATTCTCATATTTGAATGATCGTTGGAATAAAATTATGCGAAATTCCGATATACTTTTACAACTTACGGTTTTGCTAGTGCGTTGCACATTTCTgacgattattttcatttattattgtAGCCCGGAATCCATGATTCTTACTTGCTTgtacgaacgaaagaaattttaatgCACAGGTTCCTTCtaaaccgtcaaatttttaaatcatcCACGAACGAAACAAATTGTTTGACCGCTGTAATTAAACGAAGTTATTTCTGTTTCATTTTAACTTTcgcttttttatattattgcgaaaagatgaaatgaaaagaaaaaaacagtcgTTGAGGTTCAATAAGAAAGAAAGcagcatatttttcaattactgCTATCGAATGATTGATATTTTGATGTCTCGGggtcgtttttttgtttttacttttttccttttttacaaTGTTTACAATACTTTTGTTAAAAAGCATGCCAAATTATTTTTGAGCATTatcatcgatgaaaaatgatacCGCGATTAATTTTAGGGAGGAGGAAGgtaagaattttctttttaaattcgaaaaaacccACGAAAGGGAAagtagaaaaatcaaaataaaaaataaggaagATGTTCCACACTCATCCAACGATACCGCACACACATTAAGTGTTCCGAACCCACCCGACGATTTCGCCCACACATAGAAAGACGTTCCAGACCCACCCAATCACTTCTACGCGTTAAAGATAAGGGGTTGTACGAGTTTGGAACAATGAATACTGAAAGAATGAATGATTACAGTAGctaagaaattgaaatttcgcttataaaaacaaaattgtgttCTTTTTACTTTCCCCACTCTTAAAATTAATcgtaatataatttttgatCAATATTACACGTCGCCAAAAATTTTGggactattttttattgatgccAATAGCGAAGGAACGTAAATTTAATctggattttttcaaaattctttttttagtTTATGTACATTTCCTCTCTCTAAAATGAACCCGCACGtcgatttttattgataataatgctgaaaaaaaatgttacgagCATTTTCAGTAAAAATAAGCATCGCAAATATTTACcgtcgtttttatttctttacgCATAAATCTGCGTTCGTGAGCCTTTCGTTGAAGGCCGATGAGGAGAGCAGCACGAAACGATTTGCAACGCGAGAGAATCAAGCggaaaagttcaaaaacaTGTTTGCAGAGTCGTCCTTCGAATTTTGGACGTGCATTTCAGGACCAATTTGTCTATTTGTAATGTACTCTCGTAGGCAAAACGTGTCGTAGATCTTTCATCATCCTCGTGCGTTTGCTCGTCCACCCCCTCGCCTTGTTCTCAGTGTCATACTCACTGTTTCCGACGTTCGCGAGGGTATTTTCTCGCGAGGATCGTGTGAGAACGTGTCGTTCGTCAGATGTAGTCGCGTGTTCTCGAGATCGAATGATGGAAGGATGGGATTGGCGAGAGCAGCGAGggagcaagagaaagagagtcgaGAGAAACCCAgacagagacagagagagagagagagagcgagatacACAGAGGTCGGGTGTCTCGGCGTCGTCTTCGGCAAGATATTATTAAGGACGTGCCCGGAATTGCCGACTGGATAATAACATTATCGTTCCCCTGTTGCGACGCGATATCCCGAGGACGGGGAGTGGATAGGCATTAAAATGAGGAATCTTCGAGTACGAGAGATGAGATGacagaaagcgagagagagagagagagagagaaattgtGGATAGATAGATGCGATTGTATTACACACTGAAATTTCATAGGCAACTATCTCGTTATATTTCATGTCGAAGAAAGGATACGCGCATAGAGTACAGGCCACACACGACCATCCAGCCCTCCGTATTTTCTCATCAGGGACCGCGTTACGTGTATAATAAGCGCGGTGCGTATACTTGCGCACACAAATGTGTACGTGCAGATACGCACGTTGGTATTGTGCGCgataaaacgagagagagagagagagagagagtcctCCGCGAAAACGTGTATCAAAGACAAAGGGTATTTACGTATTCACGGCATACACTTAGCGCAAGTATTATACCGGAGTCATCAAAGTTGGCCCATTTGAGTCTCGCGTGTATATAAACTCCAGCGCAAAGGAGAACGGGCCAGCGATGCTCTAATTGTAAAGGATCTGAAAGCGAAATCGCGAAGTACGATTTGTTCTACTTTCTCCTCGAATTCTCTCAGCCAATTGGATTACACGCTAAATTGTCCATTAATCGTCCAGGAAGCCATAATCCTTCGGAGTATCGATTGAACGCTCCGGAGGGTGCGTCCCCGAAAATGTAAAGTTTTCGCGTGTAACGGGAGCCGAGAAAAAAGGgggtaattttatttttctcctccctCGGCATCGAGCGACGATCATCCTATTTCGTGGCAACTCATTTAAATCCATTCTCATTTAATCTCAGTTATGGAACTTTCCATTGCAGCTAATTTGTCTCGGAAAGACTTTGAAGCTTTCCACACAAGGAGAATCACAGACTTTTCGTCAAATCGTACGCCCGATTTTTTATTGGACACGAACGCAGAGAAACAGTGAAAGTTGGACTGTTCCAATTCcgttagaaaaattcaatcgaatgcTCTCATAGAAAAAGATCGATGAAATTCAAACGCATCATTTCAGTTTCAGTGATATTCGAGCAACAGTTTAACAAGCCTCAAGCTCTAACTCTACACGAAGTCAAGGAACTGCGGCTTTTTATTCTCCATCACCGTCCGCACTTCCGATTAGATCACGAAGAAAATATAAGAAATATAGGCAAAGTGCCTTGTCCTTAAATTCACCGAGACCTTCACCGAAGTCCGGTTCATAGATGAAattcttcattattatttaagCTCAGAATCGTCAGTACGGATGGCCCTGTTTTTTCCTGTTCACTTCCGGATACCCACGTGGCGACAACGCAGTCCGTGCGTACACGCGTTCGTCGATAACATCTTTCGCGCGTATATATAACGAAGTTAACTCTTATCAAAAGTCTTTTCGTTTAAAAAGTCGGCTCCGTACGAGCAGAGCAACAGGTGTGGGTAAACGTAAAAGAACCGCGTATATTGTTGCAACAgaattttttacgttttttttaaagaataagATACGGTGATCGCGGATAGAAGCAAACATTATTATTCCAGTCAGTTTCCGAGTCCTCGATTCTCAACTATGCACGTCGAcatgtgcgtgcgtgtgtgtgtgtgtgtgtgtgtgtacgtgtaCATGCTTCCCTCCTTTTTCGGCTTCGCTCAACCTCGTAGATCTTATGCGTGCACGCTTCCGAAAGGAAAGCGGAAGATGAAAATGCGAGAAAGGATGAGCGAGAGGGGCGAcggtggaggaggaggaggaggggggaAGGAAAACGCGAGTGTCTCAGGAGATTACATTAATTGAATTGGCGTCGTCTTGATGAAGCATCCGTGTCTCTGAAACACACGTATTTTCTTCCTTACTCTTCACCTCCGTCCCCGTAACTAAACTTCCGTCTCGGCATCCTTGACTGAGTTCGTTTGACCAAACACGTTTGTCTCTACTCGTTGCTTACCGGAGTGTTGGTAAGCACGTTGATGCTTTCCTTGGAACATCTACGGTCGTATCTACGTTTTTCCTCTATGGGCTTTTCTGCCTCAAGTAGCCCACgcttttctccaattttgcaGATTCATtctacagtcatttttttctagtgCCAACCAAGAGACTTGCGTCTTGAATTTATGGTTTCTGTTGTTTTTTGACTGCGCAAGTAACTCGACAGCAAATTCGGCGAGGGTCACTCTGAAGGCTCATCAATCGCGTTCTTCTCTCATCCTGCAAtcgattttatgaaaattcacatAAATAACGGACTTCATATATGACAAATGCTTCGTGACCAgagaatatttataatttaaccAATGAACGTGCTTGTTACACGGTTGCTGAGTGTAACGCTAACGTAATTTACGCTATGACACGTTGTAATCAGGCATCGTATTTCGATGGAATTACAATTCTTTCGTATCCAAATGCGGAATTATCCGAAGTAAATGTCTCACGCGGTCATAGAAAAAAACAGaatcgttcgattttttcgattaaggaagatcatgcgttacttgtaattcaaaaaagcaactgaacttttttgctcttttgatgatcaaagaaacaattaaaatttattctcacaattattaaaattatgtataacttatttgttgaaattgataaatttttaatatatttatagCGATTAAAACaatttcgtagtaaaatcgtcaagcaaaatgtgacaagagccattttatattttatttgcatatctatattttaaaccagctggctcatgatgttgtcaaaccttccaccgcttatgtcgttattattcgttaacctcaaataagtgtttctttttttattcccaagagattttcaccggtaacaaggctttctcaagacatcattgatatctaaaaatactctgttttcttattctcgtttttggctcttcaaaCTTGGGAGGattctatttcattaaatccaaatcgtccCACAGGAAGTGCGCCTGCCATAAGAGCCCGTGTAaaacccttcaaaaaatgagattttcgttaattgttttctcgacaactagaccgtagatcctataataattccgggcatagatgcacgctgtatatttctagcatatttccaaatttaaactctcaaagttgaaattttatatttccattAGACTCGCGTGAACTTACACTTAATATGCATTTTGAATACATTTAAAATTTGAGTTTCTTCACGCGAAAACGTTAATCGGAAGAGGGAAGAGAGatgcgaatttttcgaaaatttaaaaaagtccAAATATGcgtggaaaaattgaaagattttCACTGGAAACGGAACGTAATTTTCTGACCACGTTCTGATGTTCTCCACCGCTGTTGAAGGTCATCCATTTACGGTTCATTCTCCATACTACATTACGACGGCTAATTGGGCTATTGGTCAATTTTGGGGATAAGTTTGATAAAGAGCAGGGCAAGTGTTAGTGATAAAATGGTTACTGTTTTATTCAAGGACCATGGAACAACCACGTTCGTTATG includes:
- the LOC122409426 gene encoding retinol-binding protein pinta-like isoform X1, producing the protein MQLDKRVFAIVSSRFRAPRIVCFESSLIIVPGSSNRVHLQIRGTMSLRPLTPDLVSLAARELNENDDQLKEAIRYIDEWLSKTPHIVARTEPQWLASFLRGCKYSLERTKEKLDAYYTIRTHLPEIFTNRDPKKGKIKEILSSGTYLPLPLTASSSSPRVILVRGAIWDPKKYTFLDVLVVFFMIMDVLLLEDDRLNVAGQDIVLDLTGSRLEHASQFTPSVIKKAVTCFQNAYPMKTKSLHFINAPPTFDAIFVIFKTFMSEKLRRRIMVHNNPNDLYKYIPKSVLPSDYGGEGPSIEAMTKDWKNKVTDRREWFLEDEKYRVNESMRPGKPISGMDLFGVDGSFKQLSFD
- the LOC122409426 gene encoding retinol-binding protein pinta-like isoform X2 — encoded protein: MSLRPLTPDLVSLAARELNENDDQLKEAIRYIDEWLSKTPHIVARTEPQWLASFLRGCKYSLERTKEKLDAYYTIRTHLPEIFTNRDPKKGKIKEILSSGTYLPLPLTASSSSPRVILVRGAIWDPKKYTFLDVLVVFFMIMDVLLLEDDRLNVAGQDIVLDLTGSRLEHASQFTPSVIKKAVTCFQNAYPMKTKSLHFINAPPTFDAIFVIFKTFMSEKLRRRIMVHNNPNDLYKYIPKSVLPSDYGGEGPSIEAMTKDWKNKVTDRREWFLEDEKYRVNESMRPGKPISGMDLFGVDGSFKQLSFD